The sequence below is a genomic window from Campylobacter ornithocola.
GCCAAAGTATGTAGGTATATTTGGTAAAGTTGAAGGGGTTGCTTTTAAAAATATTAATGTTGATTATATGGATGGTGGGATTTTGGTAAAAAATAGTGATTATGTAGGCGGTTTTGTTGGTTTTGTAAATAATGGCAATTTTGAAAATATTTTTTTAAAAAATATAAAAAATATTAACAATAATGGTAACTACGCTCATTCTTTTAATGCAACAGGAGGGTTTGCTGGAGCAATAGATAATGGAATATTTTCGAATATTTCTTTAAACAATATTCGAAATATCAATAGCAATCATAGTGTTGATAATGGTAATATTGATAATTCAACAGGAGGGTTTGCTGGAGTTATAACGGGGAAAGGAAGTTATTCAAATATCTCTTTAAATAACATAGGAAATATTAGTGGTATTACTAAAAGCACTTATAAATATGCAGTTTCTGGTAGTCAAGTGGGTGGTTTTGTAGGAGAAGCAGAGGTGCTAGAAGAACAATTTTTATATTCAAATATCTCTTTAAATAATATAGGAAATATTAGTGGTAGTAGTTATAGTCGTGAAAGTTATACATCTATAGGTGGTTTTGTTGGTCAAACCTCTAGTATAATGGAGGTTATTTATTCAAATATTTCCTTAGATGGTATAAAAAATATTATTGGCAATAGTAATATCTATGATAGTGGTTATGGTTTTAATCATACAGGTGGTTTTATCGGATTTTTTAGCGGATATTATATTTTTTCAAATATCTCTTTAAATAATATAGGAAATATTAGTGGTAGTGGTAGTAATAGTTATAATCGTGAAAGTTATTCAGATGTAGGTGGTTTTGCTGGGTATATTAGTAAAGGTCAATCGCATTTTAAGAATGTCTATGTCAATATAAAATTTAATAATGGTAATGATAATTATGGAAAATTCTTTGGAGGTGCTAATAGGTTTAGTGATGTTGAATATACTTTTAACAACATCCACATCTACCACCATGAAAACGATTTAACCAACGCAACTGCCGATCAAGCTTACTGGAATGATTTTAATAAAAATGGTTATGTTTCAGATAAAATAAACATTCACACCTATAATGATAATACTCAAGAAAGTGTTTATAAAGACTTTTTATCTAAGGCAAATACTATAGAAAAACCTAATATAACACCACCATCTAATCCAACAGATCCTACTAATCCAAGTAATCCTGATGTTGTTTTAGGTAGTGATGATGTAATTAGCAAAGAAGATTTAAACCAATGGCTTGATGAAATATTTGCAGGAAATTACTGGGTAGATATAAAAGATCTTGATAAAATTCATGGCCTAAATGAAAGTATCATTCAAAGTATATCTTTCTTAGAAGCTTTATATGGTCAAGAAGGTATGAAAGATATATTGGAAAAATTCCATAATGATTATAAAACAGCTTATTCTAAGTATGAGGAATTTAAAAACAATAAAGCAGAACTTTTAGCTTTTATCAATGAAAAGTTAAAACCTTTAGTAGAACACTCTAATAATTCTCTAAAACAACTACTAACCAAACAAAAAGAACTTGATAGTGTTGTTAAAGCTTATAATGCTTATGTAGAATTAATCAATAAAGGTTTAGCAAGTAAAAATGATCAAGAATTTAAAACCTTAGAAAATAAATTAAATTCTTTAATGAGTGAAAGTCAAATTCTAGCTAATAGTATTTCTAATAATCAAATGCTATTAGAAAAATGGCAAGGAAAAACAAATACTGATTCTAATGGTCATTTTACTATCAAAGGTGCCTTTGCTAATGCTATATTAAATACAAATCCTGACTTAAAAGAAATAACTGGAGATGGTGGAAGTATAGATGATCCAAACAGACCAGAACTTCCCGCAACAGATCTAACCTTCGAACAAACTGCTTCACTTAATCTAATAGGTAATAATAGCTTAGAAGAAGAGGAAGAACAAGAAGAAATAGAAGAAGCTTCTATGAATCAAAAAGGTAAAACCTGCATAGTAAGTGATAATTATAAAACTATGAATCCTTGTGTGGTTGGAGGATTATAAACACTTTGCTAGGATATAACTATCCTAGCAATAATAATGAGTATGAATAAATACTTGCATTAAACAATATTGTGATTAATCTATACAAATATAAAAGCCAAATTAAGAAAAAAATAAATAAAAATAAAAAATTAAGGAAAAACCATTATGAAAAAACTCTTATTTACTACTATAGCAATTAGTTCTTTAGTCTATGCTAATAATAATGAAGGTTCTATTATCATAGCTAAAAATGATATAGAAAAGGTTATAGAATTATCCCCTGATAAAAACCTCCCTCAAAACAAAGCCATAAAAGAAAATCTAAAAACCAAAGATGATTATGAAAAAGCCCAAGAAGCTAAAAAGGTTTTAGAAGAAAAAAAAGAACAATTAAAAGAAAAACTAAGACAAGAAGAGGAAGCTAGTAATAATCAAACTAATTTAACTAATACTAGTTCTACTAATGATAATACTAATAAAAAAACTAATAACACTATTAACTCAAATAAAGAAGTTAATACTAGTGCAAAAGATAATACCGACAACACAACCGATAAAGAAAACAATACTAATATAAATACTACTACTAATGAAAAAACTAACAATACTAGTAAAGAAAATAATACCAACACAGCTAATAATACAACTAACACTAACTCAAACAATCAAACCACTAATACAAGCAATATAAATAATTCTACTAACTCCACTACAAAGCCTATGATTAAATATCACTTTGTTCTTACTAATAAAAACACTAGCTTTAAAAAGCTAGGTATTAAAGAAGAAGATTTACAAAGCTTAGTGAGTGAGTTTAATGCTAAAAGATTTAGCTTGCAAGATTTACAAGATATATCTAATATCATTGCTTATTATTTTCAAGTTAATGGCTATCCTGCAGCAACAGCTTATATTCCTCAACAAGAATTTGATGGAAAAAATATTCAAATTAATATTTCTTTAGGAGTATTAGGCAAATATATAATAAAAAATAAAACTACTATAAAAGATCACTTCATAGAAAGTAAGCTTAATGAAAAAATCAAAGGTAAAATCATCTCTACTAAATTAATAGAAGATAGTGTGTATAAAGTCAATGAAATGTATGGACTAAATACCCTAGCAGGTTTACAAGCAGGAGAGAATGTAGGAGAAACTGATATACTTATAGAAGTAGAACCTGATACTAAGGCTAATGTATTATTATATAGTGATAATTATGGTATTAAGAGTGCAGGAGAATATAGAGCTGGTATTAGTATGGGATTTAATTCTATATTAAATATGGGAGATTATTATAATTTTTACTTACAATCAAGTGATGAAAAACAAATCAACTATGGAGCTAGTTATACTTTCTTTTTAGGAAATTTAAAAATTACTCCAAGTATTTCTCAAGGATCTTATTCTTTAGGTGGAGATTATAAAGAAGTTGGCTTTAGTGGTACTTCTAGAAATTTTGGTATAGACTTTTCTTATCCTGTATGGATAAATACAAATTCATCTTTATACTTTACTTCTAGTATTTATCATAAGATATTAAAAGATGAACCTTTTTCAAATATATTTGATGATTATAGTATAGATAAACATTCTAATGTAGGTAGTATGGGTTTAGAAGGTTTATTTAGAGGCTTTGAAAATAATACCCTAAGTTATAGTGCTAAGATAAGTATAGGTAAAGTTAATGATGATGGCACTACTATATTTGGAGATACATCTAAAAGTGATGGTAATGGCTTTGGTTGGTTTAGAAAACTCAATGCTAGTTTGAATAATTATTATAGTATTAATGAATACATTACTCATACTTTAAATATAAACTATCAAAAGGTATTAGGGAATTTTGAACTAGATTCTTCTGAAAGTTCATCTTTAGGTGGAGCTTATGGAGTAAGAGCTTATGATAATGGAGAAGGTGATGGAGATAATACCATAGTAGCTAACTTTGGTATAAGAATAAATATACCAAATACGAATTTTTATTTTACACCTTTTTATGATATAGGTTATGCTTGGTATGAAAAAGACTCAGGAAGTAGATTAGCAGATGAGCATTTTTTAGATGCAGTGGGTTTACAAATACTTTATAATAAGAATAATGCATATTATATAAAACTTGATGCAGCAAGAGCATTACATCAGTATAAATACGATGATGATCATAGAATGAAATTATATTTAAGTGGTGGGGTGTATTTTTGAAATTTAAAACTTTAAAATATAAACTATAACTTTGCTATAATTATATTTTGTATTTTAGAGGTATAAATGAATAAAATTTTATTATTAGCTGATGGAGTTTATGCGAAAGATTTTTTAAAGAAAATTCATAACAATAAAACCTTCAAAGAATCTTTGAGTGTTGTTTATTATAATGATGAGAGCGTGGATTTAAGCTTAGCAAATGAACAAATCTCTTTTTATAAGTTTGATCCTACGAGTTTAGTTAAGTTAGAAAATTTGCTAAAGGAAAATTTCCATCAAGCTATTATTTATATGCAAGAAGAAAATGATATGTTAGCTTGCTATAAAAACTTAAGAAAATTACACCCAAGATTAAATATAGTTATTATGGATTTGTGGAATACGCAAATTGATGATAATTTTTGCGAAGTAATTAATATTTATGATACTTTAAACACAAGATTAGCAGGATGTTTGGATAATATGCCATCAACTGCTCAATTTATAGGGCTTGGGCAAGGTGAGATAATGGAGGTTAGAATTCCTGCAGGGTCAAGCTTTGCTTATAGACATATAAGCTCTATTAGCCAAAAACGCTTCAAAATTGTAATGGTTTATAGGAATAATGAATTTATTCTAGCAAGACCTGGGCTTATTTTAATGCCAAATGATAGTATTTTAATCGTAGGTGATCCTAAGGTTTTGCAAAGTGTTTTTACAAACATCAAAACAAGTCTTGGCCGTTTTCCATCACCTTTTGGAGATAACATACTTTGTATTATAGATATGAAGAAAATGAGTGAGTTTGCTATAGAAAAACTCATTTTTGCAAGTTTACTTTTACATATAAGAATCAATAGTAAAAAGCTTTATTTTAAAGTGATTAATCCCACCTTAACTCCTATGTATTACAAACTTAAAGCTTTGTATAAAAATAGTACTGAAGTAATATTTGACTATAAAAGTACTAATATAAGAAACATTAAGTCTTTCGTGGAAAATACCAGCATAGGTTTAATGGTGGTAGAAGATTATCTTTTTGAAAAAGAAAAAAATTTTCTTTTTACTTTAAAAATACCGGTATTAAAAGCTGGTAAAGGAGATTTTGCTGATTTAAAATCTTCAGTGGTTTTAAGTTCAAATTTTGAAGATGTAGAGGGTATTGCTTCTATTATGCTTGATCTTAATAAACAAATTCAACTAAGTCTTGCTTTGTATTACTATGCTTTAAAATTAAACAAGGCAGAAATTTTTGAATATCATCAATACTTTGAAAGTCTTTCAAAACTTCATGATGAAAAGTTACTCTTAATAGAAGAAAAAGAACATAATCCTATCAATAAATTTTCTTATAAGCAAAATATATTGCATTTTGTACCATTTAATGAGAAAATTCTAGGAAATAATTTCAATAAAATTTTAAAAACAGACTTAAATACGATATATTATAAGATGAATAAAAATTATCAGTTATTTATACCATCATTGTGAGAAAGTAATGAAAGTTAAGGTAAGTTTAGATAAAAATACAAGCTATAATGTTTATATAAATGAGTTAGAAAAGTTAAATTTTAATACCAAAGTGGTTATTTTAACCAATGAATTAGTTGCAAAATTACATTTAGATGTGCTTTTAAGAAAAATTCATGCCAAAGAGCTTTTTGTTGTAAAAATTAAAGATGGCGAAGAGTATAAAAATTTACAAACTATAGAATATATCTTAAATCAAATGTGTAGCTATAAACTTGATAGAAAAAGTTTGCTTATAAGCTTTGGTGGCGGTGTGATCTCTGATATGGGTGGTTTTGTAGCAAGTATATATCAAAGAGGGATAGAATTTATTAATATCCCTACGACTTTATTAGCTTGTGTAGATGCAAGTGTAGGTGGTAAAACCGGAGTAAATAATAAATTTGGGAAAAACTTAATAGGTACTTTTTATCAGCCAAAAGCAGTGTATTGTCAAAGTGAGTTTTTAAAAACACTAGCTTCAAGAGAGTTGGCTGCTGGTATGGCTGAATTTATCAAAATGGCTGTAGTTTTTGATGTAAAAATTTTGTCTTTTTTGGAAAATTTAGATGAGGATAAATTCTTAAATGCGAATTTAGATGATGCTACTTTGGCTCAAATCATTCAAAAAAGTATAGAGCTTAAAGCTAATATTGTATCGCAAGATGAAAAAGAAAATGGTTTGAGAATGCTTTTAAATTATGGTCACACTTTTGCTCATGTTATAGAAAATCAAACAGGATATAAAAAATACTTACATGGTGAGGCTGTGGCTATAGGTATGAATATGGCAAATACTTTAGCGCTAAATTTTGGTTTATTAAGTGAGCAAGAATGTAAAAGAGTGCAAAATTTACTTATAAAATTTAAACTACCTATATCTTATAAAATTCCAAATATTGAAGAATTTTATAATGCATTTTTTTTAGATAAAAAAACACATTATCAAAAAATAAATTTCATTTTAGCTT
It includes:
- a CDS encoding filamentous hemagglutinin N-terminal domain-containing protein, with the translated sequence MKAHHKLSNHIILSGITVSMLFSPLMALPSGGKFTHGTSGTISGPYFDKNTGKNTIDITGKTPNKNSHVIQWGGGFSINKGESVNFKGQGQNYLNIAHGTSKSTIDGLLNASGNNVFLINPNGVIITKNGIINANRFVASTSSLEATHFEKFKEQGASFSPVFKPSKGGNVVNMGNINANNVLLIGNKVDIQGGSTNGMHNANTSGDALKRPSGNTANKVHLVGNEVYILADGINSDSIIASAYSKGALQQSTTSYYNYGNSLGKLNFITQEYDNIDKANLGDKKLVTKDKFEKHATIASDIDWWHFAKGWNENKNEMRDFFDTYKLTNDVDFGGNQGKNYANYCIDGLGCTNMIVGYNDAFTKTFDGQRYTLKNINIDTTNLDNKPKYVGIFGKVEGVAFKNINVDYMDGGILVKNSDYVGGFVGFVNNGNFENIFLKNIKNINNNGNYAHSFNATGGFAGAIDNGIFSNISLNNIRNINSNHSVDNGNIDNSTGGFAGVITGKGSYSNISLNNIGNISGITKSTYKYAVSGSQVGGFVGEAEVLEEQFLYSNISLNNIGNISGSSYSRESYTSIGGFVGQTSSIMEVIYSNISLDGIKNIIGNSNIYDSGYGFNHTGGFIGFFSGYYIFSNISLNNIGNISGSGSNSYNRESYSDVGGFAGYISKGQSHFKNVYVNIKFNNGNDNYGKFFGGANRFSDVEYTFNNIHIYHHENDLTNATADQAYWNDFNKNGYVSDKINIHTYNDNTQESVYKDFLSKANTIEKPNITPPSNPTDPTNPSNPDVVLGSDDVISKEDLNQWLDEIFAGNYWVDIKDLDKIHGLNESIIQSISFLEALYGQEGMKDILEKFHNDYKTAYSKYEEFKNNKAELLAFINEKLKPLVEHSNNSLKQLLTKQKELDSVVKAYNAYVELINKGLASKNDQEFKTLENKLNSLMSESQILANSISNNQMLLEKWQGKTNTDSNGHFTIKGAFANAILNTNPDLKEITGDGGSIDDPNRPELPATDLTFEQTASLNLIGNNSLEEEEEQEEIEEASMNQKGKTCIVSDNYKTMNPCVVGGL
- the aroB gene encoding 3-dehydroquinate synthase encodes the protein MKVKVSLDKNTSYNVYINELEKLNFNTKVVILTNELVAKLHLDVLLRKIHAKELFVVKIKDGEEYKNLQTIEYILNQMCSYKLDRKSLLISFGGGVISDMGGFVASIYQRGIEFINIPTTLLACVDASVGGKTGVNNKFGKNLIGTFYQPKAVYCQSEFLKTLASRELAAGMAEFIKMAVVFDVKILSFLENLDEDKFLNANLDDATLAQIIQKSIELKANIVSQDEKENGLRMLLNYGHTFAHVIENQTGYKKYLHGEAVAIGMNMANTLALNFGLLSEQECKRVQNLLIKFKLPISYKIPNIEEFYNAFFLDKKTHYQKINFILACGLGKACIKNDISKENIMQALKVFV
- a CDS encoding ShlB/FhaC/HecB family hemolysin secretion/activation protein; translated protein: MKKLLFTTIAISSLVYANNNEGSIIIAKNDIEKVIELSPDKNLPQNKAIKENLKTKDDYEKAQEAKKVLEEKKEQLKEKLRQEEEASNNQTNLTNTSSTNDNTNKKTNNTINSNKEVNTSAKDNTDNTTDKENNTNINTTTNEKTNNTSKENNTNTANNTTNTNSNNQTTNTSNINNSTNSTTKPMIKYHFVLTNKNTSFKKLGIKEEDLQSLVSEFNAKRFSLQDLQDISNIIAYYFQVNGYPAATAYIPQQEFDGKNIQINISLGVLGKYIIKNKTTIKDHFIESKLNEKIKGKIISTKLIEDSVYKVNEMYGLNTLAGLQAGENVGETDILIEVEPDTKANVLLYSDNYGIKSAGEYRAGISMGFNSILNMGDYYNFYLQSSDEKQINYGASYTFFLGNLKITPSISQGSYSLGGDYKEVGFSGTSRNFGIDFSYPVWINTNSSLYFTSSIYHKILKDEPFSNIFDDYSIDKHSNVGSMGLEGLFRGFENNTLSYSAKISIGKVNDDGTTIFGDTSKSDGNGFGWFRKLNASLNNYYSINEYITHTLNINYQKVLGNFELDSSESSSLGGAYGVRAYDNGEGDGDNTIVANFGIRINIPNTNFYFTPFYDIGYAWYEKDSGSRLADEHFLDAVGLQILYNKNNAYYIKLDAARALHQYKYDDDHRMKLYLSGGVYF
- a CDS encoding COG3400 family protein translates to MNKILLLADGVYAKDFLKKIHNNKTFKESLSVVYYNDESVDLSLANEQISFYKFDPTSLVKLENLLKENFHQAIIYMQEENDMLACYKNLRKLHPRLNIVIMDLWNTQIDDNFCEVINIYDTLNTRLAGCLDNMPSTAQFIGLGQGEIMEVRIPAGSSFAYRHISSISQKRFKIVMVYRNNEFILARPGLILMPNDSILIVGDPKVLQSVFTNIKTSLGRFPSPFGDNILCIIDMKKMSEFAIEKLIFASLLLHIRINSKKLYFKVINPTLTPMYYKLKALYKNSTEVIFDYKSTNIRNIKSFVENTSIGLMVVEDYLFEKEKNFLFTLKIPVLKAGKGDFADLKSSVVLSSNFEDVEGIASIMLDLNKQIQLSLALYYYALKLNKAEIFEYHQYFESLSKLHDEKLLLIEEKEHNPINKFSYKQNILHFVPFNEKILGNNFNKILKTDLNTIYYKMNKNYQLFIPSL